From Epinephelus lanceolatus isolate andai-2023 chromosome 5, ASM4190304v1, whole genome shotgun sequence, the proteins below share one genomic window:
- the LOC144463488 gene encoding histone H4, which produces MSGRGKGGKGLGKGGAKRHRKVLRDNIQGITKPAIRRLARRGGVKRISGLIYEETRGVLKVFLENVIRDAVTYTEHAKRKTVTAMDVVYALKRQGRTLYGFGG; this is translated from the coding sequence ATGAGTGGTCGCGGCAAGGGAGGAAAAGGACTCGGTAAAGGAGGCGCTAAGCGTCACCGCAAAGTTCTCCGTGATAACATCCAGGGAATCACCAAACCCGCCATCCGCCGTCTGGCTCGCCGTGGTGGAGTGAAGCGTATCTCCGGTCTGATCTACGAGGAGACCCGCGGTGTGTTGAAGGTGTTTCTGGAGAATGTCATCCGTGATGCCGTCACCTACACCGAGCACGCCAAGAGGAAGACTGTGACCGCCATGGATGTGGTGTATGCTCTGAAGAGGCAGGGCCGCACTCTGTACGGCTTCGGAGGATAA
- the LOC117250580 gene encoding histone H2B 1/2-like, with amino-acid sequence MPETTVKAPKKGSKKAVSKSVSKSGKKKRRTRKESYAIYVYKVLKQVHPDTGISSKAMGIMNSFVSDIFERIAGEASRLAHYNKRSTITSREIQTAVRLLLPGELAKHAVSEGTKAVTKYTSSK; translated from the coding sequence ATGCCTGAGACCACCGTGAAAGCGCCCAAGAAGGGCTCAAAGAAAGCCGTGTCAAAGAGTGTCAGCAAAAGCGgcaagaagaagagaaggaccAGGAAGGAGAGCTACGCCATCTACGTGTACAAGGTGCTGAAGCAGGTCCACCCCGACACCGGCATCTCGTCCAAGGCCATGGGCATCATGAACTCGTTTGTGAGCGACATCTTTGAGCGCATCGCCGGTGAGGCCTCCCGTCTGGCTCACTACAACAAGCGCTCCaccatcacttccagggagATCCAGACCGCCGTCCGTCTGCTGTTGCCCGGTGAGCTGGCCAAGCACGCCGTGTCTGAGGGCACCAAGGCCGTCACCAAGTACACCAGCTCCAAGTAA